In a single window of the Acipenser ruthenus chromosome 20, fAciRut3.2 maternal haplotype, whole genome shotgun sequence genome:
- the LOC117425229 gene encoding oocyte zinc finger protein XlCOF26-like: METVRIKEEIPNLEPDQIKEEGFELELDNFASDVGELGCVHVVEEASDLEPVHIKEEVPELEFVQIKPDAPEPETVLSNGEESKDMNSNVEETGTELEPIQWKNNIPQQEVLQVSPLLQRRESQVSVSQFKTRNNLQSSHQCSECGKCFTLLATLKQHHRIHTGEKPYECTECGKSFRHLNCLTKHQRIHTGEKPYRCTECGKSFGRLEALKNHQQIHTGEKLCHCAVCGKNFRLLDTLKRHQRIHTREKPYPCNECGKSFNDLGILKNHQRIHTGEKPYRCSECGKSFRQLGTLKQHQRTHSGQKSQILSV, encoded by the coding sequence ATGGAGACTGTACGCATCAAAGAGGAAATCCCTAATCTGGAACCAGACCAAATAAAGGAGGAAGGCTTTGAACTGGAGTTAGACAACTTTGCTAGTGATGTTGGTGAACTAGGATGTGTCCATGTTGTAGAGGAGGCCAGTGACCtggaacctgtccacattaaagaggaggtccCTGAACTGGAATTTGTTCAAATTAAGCCAGACGCACCCGAGCCTGAAACTGTACTCAGTAATGGGGAGGAATCTAAAGACATGAATTCTAATGTTGAAGAGACAGGGACTGAACTGGAACCCATCCAATGGAAAAACAACATCCCTCAGCAGGAGGTTCTGCAAGTCAGTCCTCTGTTACAGCGTAGAGAGTCTCAGGTGTCTGTTAGCCAATTTAAAACCAGAAACAACTTGCAAAGTTCACATCAGTGCAGCGAATGTGGGAAGTGTTTCACGCTTTTGGCAACCCTTAAGCAACACCatcgaattcacacaggagagaaaccgtatgaaTGCACTGAATGTGGGAAAAGTTTCAGGCATTTAAATTGCTTGacaaaacaccagcgaattcacacaggggagaaaccatatcgctgcactgaatgtgggaagagttttggCAGGTTAGAAGCCCTGAAAAatcaccagcaaattcacacaggcgagaaactGTGTCACTGTGCAGTGTGTGGAAAGAATTTCAGGCTTTTAGACACCCTTAAAAGACACCAACGGATTCACACTAGAGAGAAGCCGTATCCCTGCaatgaatgtgggaagagttttaatgACTTGGGGATCCTGAAAaaccaccagcgaattcacacaggagagaaaccgtatcggtGTAGTGAATGTGGCAAGAGTTTCAGGCAGTTAGGAACCCTGAAACAACACCAGCGAACACACAGCGGACAGAAATCCCAAATCCTATCTGTATAG
- the LOC117425270 gene encoding histone H3, whose product MARTKQTARKSTGGKAPRKQLATKAARKSAPATGGVKKPHRYRPGTVALREIRRYQKSTELLIRKLPFQRLVREIAQDFKTDLRFQSSAVMALQEASEAYLVGLFEDTNLCAIHAKRVTIMPKDIQLARRIRGERA is encoded by the coding sequence ATGGCAAGAACCAAGCAAACTGCTCGTAAATCCACCGGTGGGAAAGCGCCCAGGAAGCAGCTAGCAACTAAAGCTGCCCGAAAGAGCGCTCCTGCTACTGGGGGCGTGAAGAAGCCTCATCGCTACAGGCCCGGTACTGTGGCTCTGAGAGAGatccgccgctatcagaaatccacTGAGCTACTGATCCGCAAACTACCTTTCCAGCGTCTTGTCAGGGAAATCGCCCAGGATTTCAAAACTGATctgcgcttccagagctccgctgtTATGGCGCTGCAGGAGGCGAGCGAGGCTTACTTGGTCGGTCTCTTCGAAGATACCAACCTGTGTGCTATTCACGCCAAGAGGGTTACtatcatgcccaaagacatccagctggcccgccgcATCCGTGGAGAACGCGCTTAA
- the LOC117425836 gene encoding histone H4, translating to MSGRGKGGKGLGKGGAKRHRKVLRDNIQGITKPAIRRLARRGGVKRISGLIYEETRGVLKVFLENVIRDAVTYTEHAKRKTVTAMDVVYALKRQGRTLYGFGG from the coding sequence ATGTCGGGAAGAGGCAAAGGCGGTAAAGGACTTGGTAAAGGAGGCGCTAAGCGGCATAGAAAAGTTCTTCGTGATAACATCCAGGGAATCACTAAACCTGCTATCCGACGTTTGGCTCGTCGTGGCGGAGTGAAACGAATCTCCGGACTGATTTATGAAGAGACTCGCGGGGTGTTGAAAGTGTTTTTGGAGAATGTGATCCGTGATGCCGTCACCTATACGGAGCACGCaaagagaaagaccgtcaccgctatggatgtggtgtatGCTTTGAAACGacagggtcgcactctgtacggatttGGAGGTTAA
- the LOC117425273 gene encoding histone H2A-like, with protein sequence MSGRGKTSGKARAKAKSRSSRAGLQFPVGRVHRLLRKGNYAQRVGAGAPVYLAAVLEYLTAEILELAGNAARDNKKTRIIPRHLQLAVRNDEELNKLMGGVTIAQGGVLPNIQAVLLPKKTEKPTKSK encoded by the coding sequence ATGTCTGGCAGAGGGAAAACTAGCGGGAAAGCAAGAGCCAAGGCGAAATCTCGTTCATccagagcaggactgcagttcccagtAGGTCGTGTTCATAGGCTGCTGCGGAAAGGAAACTATGCTCAGCGTGTGGGCGCTGGAGCTCCGGTCTATCTGGCCGCGgtgctcgagtacctgactgctgaaatcctAGAGCTGGCCGGGAACGctgcccgggacaacaagaaaaccagaatcatcccgcgtcacctgcagctcgctgtccgcaacgacgaggagctcaacaagctgatgggaggcgtcaccatcgctcagggcggagtgctgccTAACATTCAAGCCGTtctgctgcccaagaaaaccgagaaACCGACCAAGAGCAAGTAA
- the LOC131698895 gene encoding uncharacterized protein LOC131698895 has product MVASTTTATTAAPTTANPTTTVAPITAPQTTATTIAAAPSTAAPTTTTTVEPTTTTTITTPTTMSKAAYPTTTTMVAFITTTTIAAPTTTTTTTTTTTTTTTTPTTINVPSTIRPTTTTNAVPATATTSGALTTVPTSTTTTAVPTTTTTTAAPTTNPTTEASASPTKATTKPQLVFRLTNCVFVSALANKNSTEYIQFANYIIIQLTGIFKKMYPDTTDKVKINGFWPSSPSRQDSSIIVDTEIIFKNQSSPSNSDIVRTFFTDVKENGFGYLTVDLGSIKSDYATVDLLAPLKVVVQFLITDGFEYGLTETTSSAYKKRYDQINGWIEPVLKKHYTKTSKDPSISFSNSDGWIQAKLEYEFDTTNIVPTENITNAILASTRPFIYVKYTLEVNDKPAKFDVFPYSLRIINYEFTPQLSNRSSAQFKDFSERVANATQMLFTNKNGFTEVYVPKLR; this is encoded by the exons ATGGTTGCCTCTACTACAACGGCCACTAcagcagccccaactacagcaaaccCCACTACAACAGTAGCCCCCATAACAGCACCCCAAACTACAGCCACCACAATAGCAGCAGCCCCTTCAAcagcagctcccactacaaccacaacagtaGAGCCTACTACAACAACTACAATAACTACCCCTACTACAATGAGTAAAGCAGCAtaccccactacaaccacaatgGTTGCCTTTATTACAACGACCACAAtagcagcccctactacaaccaccaccaccaccaccacaacaacaacaaccaccactaCTCCAACCACAATAAATGTACCCAGCACTATACGTCCAACCACCACAACAAATGCAGTGCCTGCAACAGCCACAACATCTGGAGCACTTACAACTGTCCCAACttcaaccaccacaacagcagtcccaactacaaccaccacaacagcagcccccactacaaacCCTACAACAGAAGCAAGTGCTTCTCCAACTAAAGCCACAACTAAGCCACAACTTGTCTTCAGGTTaacaaattgtgtttttgtgtctGCATTGGCCAATAAAAACTCAACGGAATATATTCAGTTTGCAAATTACATTATCATACAG CTTACcggcatttttaaaaaaatgtaccctGACACTACTGACAAAGTCAAGATCAATGGGTTCTG gcCTTCCTCCCCTTCAAGGCAAGACTCAAGCATCATTGTAGATACAGAAATTATTTTTAAGAATCAGTCTAGTCCATCCAATTCTGATATTGTGCGAACCTTCTTTACGGATGTGAAGGAGAATGGCTTTGGTTACCTAACCGTGGACTTGGGAAGCATTAAATCTGATT ATGCAACAGTGGACTTACTGGCACCACTCAAAGTGGTTGTACAATTCCTCATCACCGATGGTTTTGAATATGGACTGACAGAGACCACATCCTCAGCATACAAAAAACGATATGATCAGATAAATGGTTGG ATTGAACCGGTCTTAAAGAAACATTACACTAAAACTTCAAAAGATCCGTCTATCAGCTTTAG CAACTCTGACGGATGGATTCAGGCCAAACTTGAATATGAATTTGACACAACCAATATTGTGCCCACAGAAAATATAACGAACGCCATCCTTGCAAGCACAAGGCCTTTTATCTACGTGAAATACACACTTGAAGTCAATG ATAAGCCAGCTAAATTTGACGTGTTCCCATATAGCTTAAGAATAATCAACTATGAGTTCACACCACAACTCTCTAACAGATCTTCAGCACAGTTTAAAGACTTCAGTGAACGAGTTGCAAACGCA ACACAAATGCTCTTTACAAACAAGAACGGCTTCACAGAAGTTTATGTACCAAAACTGAGGTAA
- the LOC117425261 gene encoding histone H1-like: MAEIAPTAAPAPVKAARTTKKKAATKPKKAGPSVSDLIVKAVSASKERSGVSLAALKKALAAGGYDVEKNNSRVNTAVKSLVSKDTLLQTKGVGASGSFKLNKKVAEAKDKAAKKKAVPKPKKPAVKKAAPKKAPAKKPATKKPATKSPKKAKKPAAKKAATKSPKKAKKPAAKKPVKSPKKVAKPQPAKTKRAAPKRR, from the coding sequence ATGGCAGAAATCGCTCCAACAGCAGCTCCTGCTCCGGTTAAGGCTGCTAGGACCACCAAGAAGAAGGCCGCTACCAAGCCTAAGAAAGCGGGACCCAGCGTGTCGGATCTCATCGTCAAGGCAGTGTCTGCTTCCAAGGAGCGCAGCGGGGTGTCCCTGGCAGCGCTCAAGAAAGCTCTGGCGGCCGGCGGCTACGACGTGGAAAAGAACAACTCCCGGGTCAATACGGCGGTCAAGAGTCTGGTGAGCAAGGACACCCTGCTGCAGACCAAGGGCGTCGGCGCTTCTGGCTCCTTCAAACTCAACAAAAAGGTGGCTGAAGCCAAGGATAAGGCAGCTAAAAAGAAGGCAGTGCCCAAACCCAAGAAGCCAGCGGTGAAAAAAGCTGCTCCTAAGAAGGCTCCAGCAAAGAAACCCGCAACCAAGAAACCAGCTACCAAGAGccctaagaaggcaaagaaaccTGCGGCTAAGAAGGCAGCAACAAAGAGCCCCAAAAAGGCAAAGAAACCAGCAGCTAAAAAGCCAGTTAAGAGCCCAAAGAAAGTCGCTAAACCCCAGCCGGCGAAGACAAAGCGGGCAGCTCCTAAAAGGCGCTGA
- the LOC117425269 gene encoding histone H3, whose translation MARTKQTARKSTGGKAPRKQLATKAARKSAPATGGVKKPHRYRPGTVALREIRRYQKSTELLIRKLPFQRLVREIAQDFKTDLRFQSSAVMALQEASEAYLVGLFEDTNLCAIHAKRVTIMPKDIQLARRIRGERA comes from the coding sequence ATGGCAAGAACCAAACAAACAGCGCGTAAATCCACCGGAGGAAAAGCGCCCAGGAAGCAACTCGCAACTAAAGCTGCCCGCAAAAGCGCTCCTGCTACTGGGGGCGTGAAGAAGCCTCATCGTTACAGGCCCGGTACTGTGGCTCTGAGAGAGATACGTCGCTATCAGAAATCCACTGAGCTACTGATCCGCAAACTACCTTTCCAGCGTCTTGTCAGGGAAATCGCCCAGGATTTCAAAACTGATctgcgcttccagagctccgctgtTATGGCGCTGCAGGAGGCGAGTGAGGCTTACTTGGTCGGTCTCTTCGAAGATACCAACCTGTGTGCTATTCACGCCAAGAGGGTTACtatcatgcccaaagacatccagctggcccgccgcATCCGTGGAGAACGCGCTTAA
- the LOC117425227 gene encoding tigger transposable element-derived protein 4-like isoform X1 encodes MSEKRKLSSCSIGFKAQVILDILKNKITVSAAAGKFAVPRTTVISWLNQKEKIIAAVSEASFSVSRKRMRTSSQCEVEDCLLKWMRNARAKNMPISGPILLARANEFARDLGIEDFKCCEAWIDRFKSRHGISTKGMSGKANAAPLDAIKQWKATTLVTLLQEYSPCDIYNADETGLFWKLLPNKTLAFKGEKCKNGKQGKNRLTVLLTANMDGSDKRKPLVIGKPLNPPCLKGVKHLPVKYTANKKAWMVSSLFEEFVRDFDRDMTSQKRKVVLVLDSCPAHPAEIAGLQSVCLQMLPLNTTAHTQPMDAGIIKNFKMHYRQLIVSRLLNAIDNNFAFNPDMLMALNLIKQAWSLVSAQTIANCFKDCGFVVGGIGGPEADVTICNESEEAAFSDAIDRLCEAGILPSDCTVDDYIAVDGFLAISEETTNKDIVTSVISKRSGEETLNDLNTDEDEDEANSVPELPKPPIKLDNAIAALDTVQMFLAQEGIEDNPKSLSTLSAELSKRVFLHAKQSTMLDFCVKLQRPKMESVHIKEEDPELEPIHIKEEDPELEPVHIKEEVPDPECVRAKEEVPELELDSFANDVGELGIVHVVEAHPCPDCGKNFSRSGTLKKHQRIHTGEKRYQCTECGKRFTNSEGLKNHQRIHTGEKPYECNDCGRGFTQVGNLRQHQRIHTGETPYECTDCGKSFRHSDGLKKHLRIHTGDKPYHCTECEKSFRQLGSLRTHLRIHTGETPYECAECGRSFRQSDGLKKHKRIHTGEKPYTCTECGKGFSRLGNFREHQRSHTGVKPHLCAECGKVFSRLETLRTHQRIHTGEKPYQCIECGNSFTYSHQLKTHTVNFH; translated from the exons atgagtgagaagcgaaaacttagttcttgttcaattggatttaaagctcaggttattctgGATATTCTAAAAAACAAGATTACAGTTAGTGCTGCTGCTGGCAAATTTGCGGTGCCAAGAACCACAGTGATTTCGTGGCTTAATCAGAAGGAAAAAATTATTGCTGCGGTCTCAGAAGCGAGCTTCAGTGTCAGCCGAAAAAGAATGAGGACTTCGTCACAATGTGAAGTTGAAGACTGTCTTCTGAAGTGGATGCGGAATGCTCGTGCTAAGAATATGCCAATTAGTGGACCAATTTTATTAGCAAGAGCAAATGAGTTTGCTCGGGATCTGGGGATTGAAGATTTCAAGTGCTGCGAAGCCTGGATTGACCGCTTTAAATCACGGCATGGCATCTCAACCAAAGGGATGTCTGGTAAAGCCAATGCGGCTCCATTAGATGCAATAAAGCAGTGGAAAGCAACAACGCTGGTTACTCTTTTGCAGGAATATTCTCCTTGTGACATTTACAATGCTGATGAGACAGGCTTATTTTGGAAACTGCTTCCCAATAAAACGCTGGCTTTCAAAGGAGAAAAATGCAAAAATGGGAAACAAGGCAAGAACCGACTTACTGTACTGCTCACTGCGAACATGGATGGTTCAGACAAGAGGAAACCGCTGGTGATTGGGAAGCCTCTTAATCCACCATGCTTGAAAGGGGTGAAGCACCTACCTGTTAAGTACACTGCAAACAAAAAGGCCTGGATGGTGAGTTCACTCTTTGAAGAATTTGTTCGAGACTTTGATCGTGACATGACTTCTCAAAAACGAAAAGTAGTCCTAGTCCTGGACAGTTGCCCAGCCCACCCTGCAGAAATTGCAGGGTTGCAATCAGTTTGTCTGCAGATGTTACCGCTGAACACAACAGCTCACACACAGCCCATGGATGCTGGCATCATTAAGAATTTCAAGATGCATTATCGTCAGCTGATTGTGAGCCGTTTGCTGAATGCAATTGATAACAACTTTGCATTCAATCCAGATATGCTTATGGCACTTAATCTTATAAAGCAAGCTTGGAGTCTGGTGTCAGCACAAACGATTGCAAACTGTTTTAAGGACTGTGGCTTTGTTGTTGGTGGCATAGGTGGTCCCGAAGCTGATGTCACAATCTGTAACGAAAGTGAAGAAGCTGCATTCAGCGATGCCATTGATCGACTTTGCGAAGCCGGAATCTTGCCTTCGGATTGTACAGTTGATGACTACATTGCAGTTGACGGTTTCCTGGCAATTTCAGAAGAGACGACCAACAAGGACATTGTCACATCTGTAATAAGCAAACGTTCCGGCGAAGAAACACTGAATGATTTGAATacagatgaagatgaagatgaagctAACTCTGTTCCTGAACTTCCAAAGCCTCCTATCAAACTGGATAATGCCATTGCCGCCCTGGACACGGTTCAGATGTTTTTGGCTCAAGAGGGCATCGAAGATAATCCAAAGAGTCTCAGCaccttgtcagcagaactttcaaagcgcgTGTTTTTACATGCAAAACAatcgacaatgcttgatttctgtgtgaaact GCAAAGACCAAAAATGgagtctgtccacattaaagaggaagaccCTGAATTGGAGCCcatccacattaaagaggaagaccCTGAACTGGAGCccgtccacattaaagaggaggtacCTGATCCGGAATGTGTCCGTGCTAAAGAGGAGGTCCCAGAACTGGAATTAGATAGCTTTGCAAATGATGTTGGTGAATTAGGGATTGTCCATGTTGTAGAGGCACATCCATGTCCTGATTGTGGGAAGAATTTCAGTAGGTCAGGAACCCTAAAGAagcaccagagaattcacacaggggaGAAAAGATACCAGTGCACCGAATGCGGGAAGCGCTTTACAAACTCCGAAGGCCTTAAAAatcaccaacgaattcacacaggtgAAAAGCCGTATGAGTGCAATGACTGCGGAAGAGGTTTCACTCAGGTGGGAAACCTTAGACAGCACCAGCGGATTCACACTGGAGAGACCCCATATGAATGcactgactgtggaaagagtttcaggcaTTCGGATGGACTGAAAAAACACCTGCGGATTCACACAGGCGATAAACCTTATCACTGTACCGAATGTGAAAAGAGCTTCAGGCAGCTAGGAAGCCTGAGGACACATTTgcggattcacacaggagagacgcCGTACGAATGCGCTGAATGTGGTCGGAGTTTCCGGCAGTCGGACGGACTGAAGAAACACaagcgaatccacacaggagagaaaccctataCCTGTACTGAATGTGGCAAGGGTTTCAGTCGGTTAGGAAACTTTAGGGAACACCAGCGAAGTCACACTGGAGTGAAACCTCACCTCTGTGCCGAATGTGGGAAGGTGTTCAGTCGCTTGGAAACCTTGAGAACACatcagcgaattcatacaggagagaaaccataccaGTGCATTGAATGTGGCAACAGTTTTACGTACTCGCATCAACTGAAAACTCATACAGTCAACTTTCATTAA
- the LOC117425260 gene encoding histone H1-like, whose product MAEIAPAPSTEAAPAPVKAARTTKKKIATKPKKAGPSVSDLIVKAVSASKERSGVSLAALKKALAAGGYDVEKNNSRVNTAVKSLVSKDTLLQTKGVGASGSFKLNKKVAEAKDKAAKKKAVPKPKKPAVKKAAPKKAPAKKPATKKPATKSPKKAKKPAAKKAATKSPKKAKKPAAKKPVKSPKKVAKPQPAKTKRAAPKRR is encoded by the coding sequence ATGGCAGAAATCGCTCCTGCACCATCCACTGAAGCAGCCCCTGCTCCCGTTAAGGCTGCTAGGACTACCAAGAAAAAGATCGCTACCAAGCCTAAGAAAGCGGGTCCCAGCGTGTCGGATCTCATTGTCAAGGCAGTGTCTGCTTCCAAGGAGCGCAGCGGGGTGTCTCTGGCAGCGCTCAAGAAAGCTCTGGCGGCCGGCGGCTACGACGTGGAAAAGAACAACTCCCGGGTCAATACGGCGGTCAAGAGTCTGGTGAGCAAGGACACCCTGCTGCAGACCAAGGGCGTCGGCGCTTCTGGCTCCTTCAAACTCAACAAAAAGGTGGCTGAAGCCAAGGATAAGGCAGCTAAAAAGAAGGCAGTGCCCAAACCCAAGAAGCCAGCGGTGAAAAAAGCTGCTCCTAAGAAGGCTCCAGCAAAGAAACCCGCAACCAAGAAACCAGCTACCAAGAGccctaagaaggcaaagaaaccTGCGGCTAAGAAGGCAGCAACAAAGAGCCCCAAAAAGGCAAAGAAACCAGCAGCTAAAAAGCCAGTTAAGAGCCCAAAGAAAGTCGCTAAACCCCAGCCGGCGAAGACAAAGCGGGCAGCTCCTAAAAGGCGCTGA
- the LOC117425259 gene encoding histone H1-like: MAEVAPVAPTEAAPAPVKAVKAGKKKTATKPKKAGPSVSDLIVKAVSASKERSGVSLAALKKALAAGGYDVEKNNSRVNTAVKSLVSKETLLQTKGVGASGSFRLNKKVAEAKDKVAKKKAVPKPKKPAVKKAAPKKAPAKKPATKKPATKSPKKAKKPAAKKAATKSPKKAKKPAAKKPTKSPKKVAKPQAAKTKRAAPKRR, from the coding sequence ATGGCAGAAGTTGCACCCGTAGCACCCACTGAAGCAGCCCCTGCTCCGGTTAAGGCTGTTAAAGCTGGCAAGAAGAAAACCGCTACCAAGCCTAAGAAAGCGGGTCCCAGCGTGTCGGATCTCATTGTCAAGGCAGTGTCTGCTTCCAAGGAGCGCAGCGGGGTGTCTCTGGCCGCGCTCAAGAAAGCTCTGGCGGCCGGCGGCTACGACGTGGAAAAGAACAACTCCCGGGTCAATACGGCAGTCAAGAGTCTGGTGAGCAAGGAGACCCTGCTGCAGACCAAAGGCGTCGGCGCTTCTGGCTCTTTCAGACTCAACAAAAAGGTGGCTGAAGCCAAGGATAAGGTAGCTAAAAAGAAGGCAGTGCCCAAACCCAAGAAGCCAGCGGTGAAGAAAGCTGCTCCTAAGAAGGCTCCAGCAAAGAAACCCGCAACCAAGAAACCAGCTACCAAGAGccctaagaaggcaaagaaaccTGCGGCTAAGAAGGCAGCAACAAAGAGCCCCAAAAAGGCAAAGAAACCAGCAGCTAAAAAGCCAACTAAGAGCCCAAAGAAAGTCGCTAAACCCCAGGCGGCGAAGACAAAGCGGGCAGCTCCTAAAAGGCGCTGA
- the LOC117425227 gene encoding gastrula zinc finger protein XlCGF7.1-like isoform X2, with translation MESVHIKEEDPELEPIHIKEEDPELEPVHIKEEVPDPECVRAKEEVPELELDSFANDVGELGIVHVVEAHPCPDCGKNFSRSGTLKKHQRIHTGEKRYQCTECGKRFTNSEGLKNHQRIHTGEKPYECNDCGRGFTQVGNLRQHQRIHTGETPYECTDCGKSFRHSDGLKKHLRIHTGDKPYHCTECEKSFRQLGSLRTHLRIHTGETPYECAECGRSFRQSDGLKKHKRIHTGEKPYTCTECGKGFSRLGNFREHQRSHTGVKPHLCAECGKVFSRLETLRTHQRIHTGEKPYQCIECGNSFTYSHQLKTHTVNFH, from the coding sequence ATGgagtctgtccacattaaagaggaagaccCTGAATTGGAGCCcatccacattaaagaggaagaccCTGAACTGGAGCccgtccacattaaagaggaggtacCTGATCCGGAATGTGTCCGTGCTAAAGAGGAGGTCCCAGAACTGGAATTAGATAGCTTTGCAAATGATGTTGGTGAATTAGGGATTGTCCATGTTGTAGAGGCACATCCATGTCCTGATTGTGGGAAGAATTTCAGTAGGTCAGGAACCCTAAAGAagcaccagagaattcacacaggggaGAAAAGATACCAGTGCACCGAATGCGGGAAGCGCTTTACAAACTCCGAAGGCCTTAAAAatcaccaacgaattcacacaggtgAAAAGCCGTATGAGTGCAATGACTGCGGAAGAGGTTTCACTCAGGTGGGAAACCTTAGACAGCACCAGCGGATTCACACTGGAGAGACCCCATATGAATGcactgactgtggaaagagtttcaggcaTTCGGATGGACTGAAAAAACACCTGCGGATTCACACAGGCGATAAACCTTATCACTGTACCGAATGTGAAAAGAGCTTCAGGCAGCTAGGAAGCCTGAGGACACATTTgcggattcacacaggagagacgcCGTACGAATGCGCTGAATGTGGTCGGAGTTTCCGGCAGTCGGACGGACTGAAGAAACACaagcgaatccacacaggagagaaaccctataCCTGTACTGAATGTGGCAAGGGTTTCAGTCGGTTAGGAAACTTTAGGGAACACCAGCGAAGTCACACTGGAGTGAAACCTCACCTCTGTGCCGAATGTGGGAAGGTGTTCAGTCGCTTGGAAACCTTGAGAACACatcagcgaattcatacaggagagaaaccataccaGTGCATTGAATGTGGCAACAGTTTTACGTACTCGCATCAACTGAAAACTCATACAGTCAACTTTCATTAA